Proteins encoded in a region of the Elaeis guineensis isolate ETL-2024a chromosome 7, EG11, whole genome shotgun sequence genome:
- the LOC105047945 gene encoding protein phosphatase 2C 50, which translates to MGEMSPVIALPISICNPLHDNHPMEINRLKLMTDAASMLSDPIESEEAEAVTVEEGGDGDNLEVRSLPGSDDEDSMSVGPEHSAESSSSVIIDSVRIASTSEEFLALDAADRTALVGSCDMVKSIASGVEIITGELGTSLVTEGVPDSALKVAALVDAAIQGNRAAGSSGCGVLLRSYVPLWGCMSICGRRPEMEDAVVTLPMFCEIPVRMLTGDCSADSVGPSSSRLPAHFFGVYDGHGGVQVANYCRERIHLALIEEIGNVNRGSRDNSGDDWKKQWEVAFTNCFAKVDDEVGGKGRGVVGSTFGASQEGSSSSLSSSLPSEPIAPETVGSTAVVAVICSSHIVIANCGDSRAVLCRGKEPMALSVDHKPSRDDEYARIEASGGKVIQWNGYRVFGVLAMSRSIGDRYLKPWIIPEPEVTIVPRVREDECLILASDGLWDVMSNEEVCDAARRRILLWHKKNAGAASSTQRGEGADPAAQSAAEYLAKLALQKGSKDNITIIVVDLKAQRKFKSKTSAG; encoded by the exons ATGGGGGAGATGTCTCCGGTGATTGCGTTGCCAATTAGCATATGCAATCCACTCCACGACAACCACCCAATGGAGATTAATCGCCTCAAGTTGATGACCGATGCCGCGAGCATGTTGTCCGATCCCATAGAATCGGAGGAAGCTGAGGCTGTGACCGTGGAGGAAGGAGGCGATGGCGACAATCTGGAGGTCCGGTCTCTGCCTGGAAGCGATGACGAAGATTCCATGTCCGTGGGGCCGGAGCACTCAGCTGAGAGCTCCAGTTCGGTAATCATCGATAGCGTTCGCATTGCGAGCACGTCGGAAGAGTTCTTGGCTTTGGATGCAGCTGATAGGACTGCACTAGTGGGCTCTTGTGACATGGTGAAGAGCATCGCTTCTGGTGTTGAGATCATTACTGGGGAGTTGGGTACGAGTTTGGTGACTGAGGGCGTTCCTGATTCTGCTCTGAAAGTAGCAGCCCTCGTTGACGCGGCGATTCAGGGTAATCGTGCCGCTGGGAGCAGTGGGTGCGGTGTTTTGCTACGGAGTTACGTACCCCTTTGGGGTTGCATGTCGATTTGTGGGAGAAGGCCAGAGATGGAGGATGCTGTCGTGACTTTGCCAATGTTTTGTGAAATTCCGGTGCGGATGCTAACTGGTGATTGCTCGGCGGACAGCGTCGGTCCAAGTTCGAGTCGCTTGCCTGCCCATTTCTTTGGAGTCTATGATGGCCATGGTGGTGTTCAG GTCGCTAATTACTGTAGGGAGCGCATCCATTTAGCATTGATAGAAGAGATTGGAAATGTAAACAGGGGTTCTAGAGACAACAGCGGGGATGATTGGAAGAAGCAATGGGAAGTGGCTTTCACCAACTGTTTTGCGAAGGTTGATGATGAGGTTGGAGGGAAGGGTAGAGGAGTGGTTGGAAGCACATTTGGTGCCTCTCAGGAGGGATCGAGCTCGAGCCTTTCCTCTTCTTTGCCATCAGAACCCATTGCCCCAGAGACTGTTGGATCTACTGCTGTGGTAGCTGTTATTTGTTCGTCTCACATTGTCATTGCAAACTGTGGGGATTCAAGGGCTGTACTTTGTCGTGGCAAAGAGCCAATGGCTCTATCTGTAGATCATAAG CCAAGCAGAGATGATGAATATGCCAGGATTGAAGCATCTGGAGGAAAGGTTATCCAGTGGAATGGATACCGTGTGTTTGGCGTTCTTGCTATGTCAAGGTCAATTG GGGACAGATACTTGAAACCATGGATCATTCCAGAACCAGAAGTCACAATTGTACCACGAGTGAGAGAAGATGAATGCCTCATTTTAGCCAGTGATGGCTTATGGGATGTCATGTCAAACGAAGAGGTTTGTGATGCTGCCCGCAGACGGATTCTTCTCTGGCACAAAAAGAATGCTGGTGCAGCCTCTTCCACACAAAGAGGTGAAGGAGCTGATCCTGCAGCTCAATCAGCTGCTGAGTACCTTGCAAAACTTGCTCTCCAGAAGGGCAGCAAGGATAACATCACCATTATTGTTGTTGACCTGAAAGCTCAAAGGAAGTTCAAGAGCAAAACTTCAGCAGGTTAA